In Desulfofundulus kuznetsovii DSM 6115, the following are encoded in one genomic region:
- a CDS encoding Gmad2 immunoglobulin-like domain-containing protein — MRRSLLLIASLLLIWGMAGCTVARKPAPPAQPRTVVIPETTRVSFEQTDLAKAPDAVKDVAKALENTDASTWVRAGNDLYLLFSMSPRNREYRAEVTEIRQRNPRADFSWLDVKARYTRYDPGQTASNAPVFTVVRVGRLDRPVSGVAFQFTREKGREPGQMPVAGPQPAAKPAPAGYPEMTPRVEGEASIDEPAPGREITSPVKVVGRARHSAGEVRVRLVDEGGMVLSEKTIAVGRDSFTDFETSLSYGPPASPKKGFVEIVAPVRGKEQSLARVPVTLK, encoded by the coding sequence TTGCGCAGGTCACTTTTGCTTATTGCCTCTCTGCTTTTGATTTGGGGCATGGCCGGCTGCACTGTTGCCAGAAAACCGGCCCCGCCGGCTCAACCCCGGACCGTGGTTATTCCCGAAACCACCCGGGTTTCCTTTGAGCAGACGGACCTGGCCAAGGCACCGGACGCAGTCAAGGATGTGGCTAAAGCCCTGGAAAACACCGATGCCAGCACCTGGGTACGGGCGGGAAATGACCTTTACCTGCTGTTCAGCATGAGTCCCCGTAACAGGGAGTACAGGGCGGAAGTCACTGAAATCCGCCAGCGCAATCCCAGGGCGGACTTCAGCTGGCTGGATGTAAAGGCCAGATACACCAGGTACGACCCGGGGCAAACGGCCTCCAACGCTCCCGTTTTTACTGTTGTGCGGGTGGGCCGGTTGGACCGGCCGGTAAGTGGCGTGGCTTTTCAATTTACCCGGGAGAAGGGTCGCGAACCTGGCCAAATGCCGGTTGCCGGGCCGCAGCCAGCCGCAAAACCTGCTCCAGCCGGCTACCCGGAAATGACTCCCCGGGTAGAGGGGGAAGCAAGCATAGATGAACCCGCCCCGGGCCGGGAAATCACCAGCCCGGTGAAGGTAGTGGGCCGGGCCAGACATTCTGCCGGGGAGGTGCGGGTTCGTCTGGTTGATGAAGGGGGCATGGTTCTATCGGAAAAAACCATTGCCGTCGGACGGGATAGTTTCACCGATTTCGAAACTTCCCTTAGTTACGGGCCCCCTGCTTCCCCAAAGAAGGGATTTGTGGAAATAGTAGCTCCTGTCCGGGGCAAAGAGCAAAGCCTTGCCCGGGTACCGGTAACCCTCAAATAA
- the trpS gene encoding tryptophan--tRNA ligase: MPAQRILSGMRPTGRLHIGHLSVLENWIELQKDNQCFFFAADWHALTTAFEHTAGIKDNVREMIADWLTVGLDPEKSVIFVQSDVPETAELHLLFSMIIPLGWLERVPTYKDQVQQFKQQGRDIMTYGFLGYPVLQAADILLYRADAVPVGEDQLPHLELCRELARRFNHLYRPIFPEPQAKLSRVSVLPGVDGRKMSKSYANDIGLMAERDEIRGRVNAMITDPARIRKTDPGHPEVCVVHKYHGIYTGHRLAEIEEDCRAGRVGCVACKKLLAESLEAVLAPLRERRRQITSRPGYIEEVLAEGARRARAEAAKTMTMVREAMQI, translated from the coding sequence ATGCCTGCACAAAGAATTCTAAGCGGCATGCGTCCCACCGGCCGGTTGCACATCGGCCACCTGAGCGTGCTGGAGAACTGGATTGAACTGCAAAAGGACAACCAGTGCTTCTTTTTTGCCGCCGACTGGCACGCCCTGACTACGGCTTTTGAACATACTGCCGGAATCAAAGACAATGTCCGGGAAATGATTGCCGACTGGCTGACTGTGGGTCTTGATCCGGAGAAAAGCGTGATCTTCGTCCAGTCGGATGTACCAGAGACGGCAGAATTACACCTGCTCTTTTCCATGATTATTCCTCTGGGCTGGCTGGAAAGGGTGCCCACATACAAGGATCAGGTACAGCAGTTCAAACAACAGGGTAGGGATATTATGACCTACGGTTTCCTGGGTTACCCGGTGTTGCAGGCTGCGGATATTTTGCTTTACCGGGCCGACGCCGTACCCGTGGGCGAGGACCAGCTCCCCCACCTGGAACTATGCCGGGAACTGGCCCGGCGGTTTAACCACCTCTACCGTCCCATTTTCCCGGAACCACAGGCCAAGCTGTCCCGCGTTTCCGTTCTTCCCGGTGTAGACGGCCGCAAGATGAGCAAAAGCTACGCCAACGACATAGGTTTGATGGCTGAGCGGGATGAAATCAGGGGGCGGGTAAACGCCATGATAACCGACCCGGCCCGTATCCGTAAAACCGATCCCGGTCACCCGGAGGTTTGCGTGGTGCACAAGTACCACGGCATCTATACCGGCCACCGGCTGGCCGAAATCGAGGAGGACTGCCGGGCAGGCCGGGTGGGGTGTGTAGCCTGCAAGAAGTTGCTGGCTGAATCCCTGGAGGCCGTGCTGGCTCCTCTGCGGGAGCGGCGGCGCCAGATAACCAGCCGTCCCGGTTATATCGAAGAAGTGCTCGCCGAAGGCGCCCGCCGGGCCCGGGCGGAAGCGGCAAAAACCATGACCATGGTGCGGGAGGCCATGCAAATCTAG
- a CDS encoding site-2 protease family protein: MINLPSLYEMGIMLPAIVLGLTFHELAHGWVADRLGDPTARYQGRLTLNPLAHVDVIGLIMLFVVGFGWAKPVPVNPYNFRSDMRQGIMLVSLAGPAANMLLAVAGAVALGLGAWKLPYGQEIVLKIIHINVILAVFNLLPIPPLDGSKILAGLLPGRQQWLYMLESYGTIILLLLLFTGIIGKVLRWIIIPLYNVLIGLAKAIAFLVS; the protein is encoded by the coding sequence ATGATTAACCTCCCCAGCTTATACGAAATGGGCATCATGTTGCCGGCCATTGTATTGGGGCTTACTTTCCACGAACTGGCCCACGGCTGGGTAGCCGATCGCCTGGGGGATCCCACGGCCCGCTACCAGGGCCGGCTGACCTTAAACCCCCTGGCCCACGTGGATGTTATCGGCTTGATCATGCTCTTTGTCGTTGGTTTTGGCTGGGCTAAACCGGTGCCCGTCAACCCCTATAATTTCCGCAGCGACATGCGCCAGGGCATAATGCTGGTCTCCCTGGCCGGGCCTGCTGCCAATATGTTGCTGGCAGTAGCCGGGGCGGTGGCCCTGGGCCTGGGGGCGTGGAAGCTGCCCTATGGCCAGGAGATTGTTTTAAAAATTATACACATCAATGTCATCCTGGCAGTCTTTAACCTTCTACCGATTCCCCCGCTGGACGGTTCGAAAATACTGGCCGGGCTCTTGCCTGGCCGGCAACAGTGGCTTTATATGCTGGAAAGCTATGGCACAATTATCCTTTTGCTGTTATTATTTACCGGTATTATCGGGAAGGTGCTCAGGTGGATCATTATTCCCCTGTACAATGTCCTTATTGGTCTGGCGAAAGCCATTGCCTTCCTGGTTTCTTAA
- a CDS encoding CBS domain-containing protein: MDIITTHTNTDLDALAAMVGAQKLYPEAVMVFPGKLSRNVEEFMALHKDALAVSSLRDIQLEKVRRVVLVDTKNPRRLGKLAEVLNRRGVEVHIYDHHPWAEGDVRGTVEVVETVGATATLLVEKIREQNIPLNPLEATILALGIYGDTGSLVFTSTTPRDVAAVAYLLEKGANLGVVAEFLGRPMTEEQKSLLKSLLLSARRHQVNGVKILLATASVEEFVVGLALLTHTISEIERLDAVFTVVEMEDRVHIVGRSNVAQVDVAEILGPFGGGGHPAAASATIKGAPLNQVAETLMKIIQQKVRPPLTAAGIMSSPVKTVTPETTIKEAGRIMMRYGHTGLPVVQKGRLVGVISRRDVEKANLHGLGHAPVKGFMSQNVVWVTPDVPVAEVQQLMIEHDIGRVPVVSEGRLVGIVSRTDVLRTMHGDFPTRYRAIYSGHLPAAGANISELMHQVLSPREWEIMCRAGEIAARLGYRVFAAGGVVRDILLKAGNLDIDLVVEGDGIALAEALAEAYGAQVRAHRKFGTAEVLFSDGFKVDVATARVEFYEYPAALPRVESSCVRHDLYRRDFTINAMAVDLNGEHFGDLIDFFGGRQDLQQGLIRVLYNLSFIEDPIRLLRAVRFEQRYRFKIEPQTLKLVQEAVRREVLARVSAERLWEELKHILMEKEAGRMLERLHQLGMWPFVFPGVTYWEVQPVLHDLGEAMQLLEEWGFPPGNEPWLCYFIAALHWTEPETARSLCERYHLNKRQTGKVLATLASWRPVLSRLCQRDGVRASELARNLLLLPPEAHPLILTLLDEEWLKERFRQLLLLLRESRPTVDGTYIKSLGYRPGPIFRQALDAVWRARLDGLVKNTEEEKAFVQEFLRRHQGEDSHD; the protein is encoded by the coding sequence ATGGATATTATTACCACCCACACCAATACGGATCTGGACGCCCTGGCCGCCATGGTGGGAGCCCAGAAACTCTATCCCGAAGCGGTGATGGTCTTCCCGGGTAAGCTTTCCAGGAACGTGGAGGAATTTATGGCTTTGCACAAGGACGCCCTGGCCGTGTCCAGCCTGCGGGACATCCAGCTGGAAAAGGTGCGGCGGGTGGTGCTGGTGGACACGAAAAACCCCAGACGGCTGGGCAAACTGGCGGAAGTGTTAAACCGCCGCGGGGTGGAAGTACATATTTACGATCACCATCCCTGGGCCGAAGGGGATGTACGGGGTACGGTGGAAGTGGTGGAGACGGTGGGGGCCACCGCCACCCTGCTGGTGGAAAAAATACGGGAGCAAAACATACCCTTAAATCCCCTGGAAGCCACAATTCTGGCCCTGGGTATTTACGGGGATACCGGTTCTTTAGTTTTTACCAGTACTACTCCCCGGGATGTGGCGGCGGTGGCCTATCTTTTGGAAAAGGGGGCCAACCTGGGAGTGGTGGCCGAATTTCTCGGCCGGCCCATGACCGAGGAACAAAAGTCCCTGCTCAAATCTTTACTGCTTTCTGCCCGCCGCCACCAGGTCAACGGGGTCAAGATCCTCCTGGCCACCGCATCGGTGGAAGAATTTGTGGTCGGCCTGGCCCTGCTCACCCACACCATTTCGGAAATCGAAAGGCTGGATGCGGTATTTACTGTCGTGGAAATGGAGGACCGGGTACACATAGTTGGCCGCAGTAACGTGGCCCAGGTGGATGTGGCCGAAATTCTGGGCCCCTTTGGAGGGGGCGGCCACCCGGCGGCAGCCTCGGCCACCATTAAAGGGGCACCTCTAAACCAGGTGGCAGAGACACTCATGAAAATCATCCAGCAAAAGGTGCGCCCTCCCCTGACGGCAGCGGGGATCATGTCCAGCCCGGTTAAAACCGTTACTCCCGAAACCACCATTAAGGAAGCCGGTCGCATCATGATGCGCTACGGCCATACGGGCCTGCCCGTAGTACAAAAGGGCCGGCTGGTAGGTGTGATATCCCGGCGGGATGTGGAAAAGGCCAACCTCCATGGTTTGGGACATGCCCCGGTAAAGGGTTTTATGAGCCAGAATGTGGTCTGGGTGACTCCCGACGTCCCCGTGGCCGAAGTGCAACAACTGATGATTGAACACGATATCGGGCGCGTGCCCGTGGTGTCGGAAGGACGCCTGGTGGGTATTGTTTCCCGGACCGATGTCCTGCGTACCATGCACGGCGATTTTCCCACCCGTTACCGGGCCATTTACTCCGGTCACCTGCCTGCCGCCGGGGCGAATATTTCCGAGCTCATGCACCAGGTGCTGAGCCCCAGGGAATGGGAGATTATGTGCCGGGCCGGGGAAATTGCCGCCCGTCTTGGCTACCGGGTTTTTGCCGCCGGCGGGGTGGTACGGGATATATTGCTTAAAGCGGGCAATCTCGACATAGATCTGGTGGTGGAAGGGGATGGCATAGCCCTGGCTGAAGCCCTGGCTGAGGCCTACGGTGCCCAGGTACGCGCCCACCGTAAATTTGGCACTGCGGAAGTGCTGTTCTCCGATGGATTCAAGGTTGATGTGGCCACGGCGCGGGTGGAATTTTACGAGTACCCGGCAGCTCTGCCCCGGGTGGAAAGTTCCTGCGTGCGCCATGACCTTTACCGGCGGGACTTTACCATTAACGCCATGGCCGTTGACTTAAACGGGGAACACTTCGGAGATCTAATAGACTTTTTTGGCGGGCGCCAGGATTTACAGCAGGGGCTGATCCGGGTATTATATAACTTGAGTTTTATTGAGGACCCCATCCGGCTGTTGCGGGCCGTGCGCTTTGAGCAGCGCTACAGGTTCAAAATCGAGCCCCAAACCTTAAAGCTGGTGCAGGAGGCCGTGCGCCGGGAAGTTCTCGCCCGCGTTTCTGCCGAACGCTTGTGGGAAGAATTAAAGCACATCCTGATGGAAAAGGAAGCCGGGAGAATGCTGGAGCGCCTGCATCAACTGGGCATGTGGCCCTTTGTTTTCCCCGGCGTGACTTACTGGGAAGTACAACCGGTACTGCATGATCTGGGTGAAGCCATGCAATTACTGGAAGAATGGGGCTTTCCCCCGGGGAATGAACCATGGCTTTGTTATTTTATTGCCGCCCTGCACTGGACCGAACCGGAAACAGCCCGGAGTTTGTGTGAGCGCTATCACCTGAACAAGCGCCAGACCGGAAAGGTTCTGGCCACCCTGGCCAGCTGGCGTCCGGTCTTGTCCCGGTTATGCCAGCGTGATGGGGTGCGCGCCAGTGAGCTGGCACGGAACCTTCTCCTTTTGCCCCCGGAAGCCCACCCCCTCATTCTTACCCTACTGGATGAGGAATGGTTGAAAGAACGCTTCCGGCAGTTGCTTCTACTCCTGAGGGAGAGCAGGCCAACGGTGGATGGCACCTACATTAAGAGTCTGGGCTACCGGCCAGGGCCCATTTTCCGCCAGGCATTAGATGCGGTCTGGCGGGCCCGGTTGGACGGCCTGGTGAAAAACACAGAAGAAGAAAAGGCGTTTGTGCAGGAATTTCTGCGCCGCCACCAGGGAGAGGATTCCCATGATTAA
- the lysA gene encoding diaminopimelate decarboxylase: MKLHGTMTINCRGHLEIGGCDTVELASTFGTPLYVVDEVLFRQNCREYYRAFTEKYGAEVIYAAKTLLTLAICRLVEEEGLGMDVVSGGELYTALRAKFPMSRVYFHGNNKSREELRLALEARVGRFMVDNLYELEMLNQLAGEMHTRADVILRLTPGIEAHTHEYIKTGQIDSKFGLVIENGQALAGVKRALEMDHIILHGLHCHIGSQIFELDSYAHAAGVMMDFAARVARETGWAPSELDLGGGLGIYYAEGDQPRPVAEYADVVMRAVREKAMAHGLPVPRVIVEPGRSISGPAGTTLYTVGAVKDIPGVRKYVAVDGGMGDNPRPALYQSRYEACVANKAAAPAEEVVSIAGKCCESGDMLIWDIALPRVQPGDILAVSCTGAYNYSMSMNYNRLPRPAMVLVKDGRADIIVERETYADLLRNDVIPERLRKSRRLNVASAR; this comes from the coding sequence ATGAAGTTGCACGGTACCATGACCATTAACTGCCGGGGTCACCTGGAAATTGGTGGCTGCGATACTGTAGAGCTTGCTTCTACCTTCGGCACCCCCCTTTATGTGGTGGATGAAGTGCTTTTCCGGCAGAATTGCCGGGAGTACTACCGGGCCTTCACTGAAAAGTACGGTGCCGAGGTCATATATGCAGCCAAGACATTGCTCACCCTGGCCATCTGCCGCCTGGTGGAGGAAGAAGGGCTGGGGATGGATGTGGTTTCCGGCGGCGAACTATATACTGCCCTGCGGGCCAAATTCCCCATGTCCCGGGTTTATTTCCACGGGAACAACAAGTCCCGGGAAGAACTGCGCCTGGCCCTGGAAGCCCGGGTGGGGCGCTTCATGGTGGATAATCTCTACGAACTGGAAATGCTCAACCAGCTGGCCGGTGAGATGCATACCAGGGCGGACGTTATCTTGCGCCTAACCCCCGGCATTGAGGCCCACACCCATGAGTACATTAAAACCGGTCAGATTGACAGCAAATTCGGTCTGGTTATTGAAAACGGCCAGGCCCTGGCCGGGGTAAAACGGGCTCTGGAGATGGATCATATTATCCTTCACGGTTTGCACTGTCATATCGGTTCCCAGATTTTCGAGCTGGATTCTTACGCCCACGCTGCCGGAGTAATGATGGATTTTGCCGCCCGCGTAGCCAGGGAGACCGGTTGGGCACCGTCCGAACTTGATCTGGGAGGCGGGCTGGGCATCTACTACGCCGAAGGGGATCAACCCCGCCCGGTGGCCGAATATGCCGATGTAGTTATGCGGGCCGTACGGGAAAAGGCCATGGCGCACGGCCTGCCCGTGCCCAGGGTTATTGTGGAACCCGGGCGTTCCATCAGCGGTCCGGCGGGTACCACCCTTTACACCGTCGGGGCCGTAAAGGACATTCCCGGGGTGCGCAAGTACGTGGCCGTAGACGGCGGCATGGGTGATAACCCCCGCCCGGCCCTTTACCAGTCCCGTTACGAAGCCTGCGTGGCCAATAAGGCCGCTGCACCGGCGGAGGAAGTGGTCTCCATCGCCGGCAAGTGCTGTGAATCCGGGGATATGCTCATCTGGGATATCGCCCTGCCCAGGGTCCAACCGGGAGATATTCTGGCAGTCAGCTGCACCGGCGCTTACAACTATTCCATGTCCATGAATTACAACCGCCTGCCCCGGCCGGCCATGGTGCTGGTTAAAGACGGCCGTGCCGATATCATTGTGGAGCGGGAGACCTATGCTGATCTTTTGCGCAATGACGTGATCCCGGAAAGGTTGCGCAAGAGCCGGCGGCTAAATGTGGCTTCCGCACGCTGA
- a CDS encoding TrpB-like pyridoxal phosphate-dependent enzyme has product MSETKILLTEREMPTHWYNIQADMPQLPRPPLHPATGKPVGPDDLKAIFPTSLIEQEMTRERWVEIPEEVREIYRLWRPSPLHRAHRLEKALDTPARIFYKYEGVSPAGSHKLNTAVPQAYFNKKEGIKRLTTETGAGQWGVALSQACNFFGLECTVYMVKVSYHQKPYRRSMMEIFGAKVYASPSEQTAAGRRILSAEPDSPGSLGIAISEAVEDAAGREDTNYALGSVLNHVLLHQTVIGLEAREQMARAGYYPDVVIACCGGGSNFGGLAFPFAHDKLVRGSKVRLVAVEPSACPTLTRGKFAYDYGDVAGLTPLLPMYTLGAEFMPPGIHAGGLRYHGDSPLVSQLVHDGVVEARAFNQTDVFQSAIMFARSEGIVPAPESAHAIACAIKEALAAREAGEARTILFNLSGHGFLDLPSYDAYLAGKLEDYPLPEEELARSLSRLPRVDLG; this is encoded by the coding sequence ATGAGCGAAACCAAAATCCTGCTTACGGAAAGAGAAATGCCTACGCACTGGTACAACATCCAGGCCGACATGCCTCAATTGCCCCGACCGCCATTACATCCGGCTACCGGAAAGCCAGTAGGACCGGATGATCTAAAGGCCATTTTTCCCACGTCATTGATTGAACAGGAAATGACCCGGGAACGCTGGGTGGAAATTCCGGAAGAAGTGCGGGAAATTTATCGCCTTTGGCGGCCCAGTCCCCTACACCGGGCGCACCGCCTGGAAAAGGCCCTGGACACGCCGGCCCGCATCTTTTATAAATACGAGGGAGTAAGTCCCGCCGGAAGTCATAAGTTGAACACGGCTGTACCCCAGGCTTATTTCAACAAAAAGGAAGGTATCAAAAGGTTGACCACGGAAACGGGAGCAGGCCAGTGGGGCGTAGCCCTGTCCCAGGCATGTAATTTTTTTGGCCTTGAATGTACCGTGTACATGGTCAAAGTCAGCTACCACCAGAAACCCTACCGCCGCTCCATGATGGAAATATTCGGGGCCAAAGTCTATGCCAGCCCCAGCGAACAAACTGCCGCCGGGCGCAGGATCTTAAGCGCCGAACCCGATTCCCCCGGCAGCCTGGGCATTGCCATCAGCGAAGCGGTGGAAGATGCTGCCGGCCGGGAAGATACCAATTACGCCCTGGGCAGCGTGCTCAACCACGTTCTTTTGCACCAAACGGTGATCGGTCTGGAGGCCAGGGAACAAATGGCCAGGGCCGGGTACTACCCGGACGTGGTCATCGCCTGCTGTGGCGGTGGGAGTAACTTTGGAGGGCTGGCTTTCCCCTTTGCCCATGACAAGCTGGTGCGGGGATCAAAGGTGCGGCTGGTGGCCGTGGAGCCCAGCGCCTGTCCCACCTTGACCCGGGGCAAATTTGCTTACGATTACGGCGATGTGGCCGGGCTAACGCCCCTTCTGCCCATGTATACCCTGGGGGCCGAGTTCATGCCTCCCGGAATCCATGCCGGGGGCCTGCGCTACCACGGAGACTCCCCCCTGGTAAGCCAGCTGGTGCATGACGGCGTTGTCGAAGCGCGGGCCTTTAACCAGACCGATGTCTTTCAAAGTGCCATCATGTTTGCCCGCTCCGAGGGAATCGTACCGGCTCCCGAGTCCGCCCACGCCATTGCCTGCGCCATTAAAGAAGCCCTGGCAGCCAGGGAAGCAGGGGAGGCGAGAACCATCCTGTTCAACTTGAGCGGCCATGGTTTCCTGGATCTGCCCTCCTATGACGCCTACCTGGCCGGCAAGCTGGAGGACTACCCCCTGCCGGAAGAAGAGCTGGCCAGGTCCCTATCCCGGCTTCCCAGGGTGGATTTGGGGTAG
- a CDS encoding carbohydrate-binding protein — protein sequence MIQGWSDTPKGVEVRPAGFNEVNIIYNGLLAKSGADQVYLHCGFGDPKNWQNVSTIKMERTQRGWESTLRMQNGLMSFCFKDSANNWDNNNGYNWTVRA from the coding sequence TTGATTCAAGGTTGGTCCGATACTCCAAAAGGCGTCGAGGTGAGGCCGGCTGGTTTCAATGAAGTGAACATTATTTACAACGGGCTTCTGGCCAAAAGTGGTGCCGACCAGGTTTACCTGCACTGCGGGTTTGGTGACCCGAAAAACTGGCAAAATGTCAGCACCATTAAAATGGAACGCACCCAGCGGGGTTGGGAAAGTACCCTGCGCATGCAAAACGGCTTGATGTCCTTCTGCTTTAAGGATTCAGCCAACAACTGGGACAACAACAACGGTTACAACTGGACCGTGCGTGCTTAA
- a CDS encoding DNA adenine methylase — protein sequence MCETFSVRTVKGAPKPPVKWAGGKGQLIFQFGPLFPQKEYDLYIEPFVGGGAVFFHLLPRRAVLIDSNDELINFYLVVRDNLEALLQDLKKHENTAEYYYRIRALDPGHLTSVERASRFLYLNKTGYNGLWRVNSQGKHNVPFGRYKNPKIVDEPNLRLVSEALKRAEIICDDFSRVLDCTEPGAFVYLDPPYHPLSETAKFTSYTPEAFGQDDQQRLAEVFRELDRKGCLVMLSNSDTPFIRELYKGYDVQVVYAKRAVNCRADKRGPVSELVIRNYR from the coding sequence ATGTGTGAAACTTTTTCTGTTCGAACGGTAAAGGGTGCTCCGAAGCCGCCGGTCAAGTGGGCGGGCGGCAAAGGCCAGCTTATTTTCCAGTTTGGGCCGTTGTTTCCCCAAAAAGAGTACGATCTCTACATAGAGCCCTTTGTCGGCGGCGGGGCGGTTTTCTTCCACCTGCTACCCCGCAGGGCGGTGTTGATCGACAGTAACGATGAGTTAATCAATTTCTACCTGGTCGTGCGGGACAACCTGGAAGCTCTCCTGCAGGACTTGAAGAAGCACGAAAACACTGCGGAATACTACTACCGCATTCGCGCCCTCGATCCCGGTCACCTCACTTCTGTGGAACGGGCCTCCAGGTTCCTCTACCTGAACAAGACGGGCTACAACGGGTTGTGGCGTGTGAACAGCCAGGGTAAGCACAACGTACCATTCGGGCGTTACAAAAACCCTAAAATAGTGGATGAGCCGAACCTCCGCCTGGTGAGCGAGGCTTTGAAAAGGGCGGAAATAATCTGCGATGATTTCAGCCGGGTCCTGGACTGCACGGAGCCGGGAGCTTTCGTGTACCTGGACCCTCCCTACCATCCGCTTTCGGAAACAGCCAAATTCACCAGCTATACCCCTGAAGCATTTGGGCAAGACGACCAGCAGCGTTTGGCGGAAGTGTTTCGGGAACTGGATCGAAAAGGCTGTCTTGTCATGCTGAGCAATTCGGATACGCCATTCATCCGCGAGCTTTATAAAGGCTACGACGTACAAGTGGTTTACGCTAAAAGGGCCGTTAACTGCCGGGCTGATAAACGCGGTCCGGTATCGGAGCTGGTTATTCGTAACTATCGTTAA
- a CDS encoding acyl-CoA dehydratase activase, with the protein MKGYLGIDVGSVSTNLVFMGENGKIREAIYLRTRGQPIFALQEGLRQLAERLPANTVVRGVGTTGSGRYLAGIIAGADVVKNEITSHAVAASTLVPGVQTILEIGGQDSKIIILRNGVVTDFAMNTVCAAGTGSFLDQQAARLNIPIEDFGELALKSTVPVRIAGRCAVFAESDMIHKQQMGYSLPDILAGLCEALVRNYLNNVGKGKEILPPVVFQGGVAANAGMRRAFEQALGLEVHVPPHYNVMGAVGAALLAREKMAGGGTSRFRGFGVAKTRFKAGGFECEGCPNLCEVVEITREGEVIARWGDRCGRWSGSLGCQENAV; encoded by the coding sequence ATGAAGGGATACCTGGGCATTGATGTGGGTTCCGTAAGCACCAATCTGGTCTTTATGGGTGAAAACGGTAAAATCAGGGAAGCCATTTACCTGCGCACGCGGGGGCAGCCCATTTTTGCTTTGCAGGAGGGATTGCGGCAGCTGGCCGAACGCCTGCCCGCAAATACCGTTGTCCGGGGGGTGGGCACCACCGGCAGCGGCCGTTACCTGGCCGGGATAATTGCCGGGGCCGATGTGGTGAAAAATGAGATTACCAGCCACGCCGTGGCCGCCTCCACCCTGGTGCCGGGAGTGCAGACCATCCTGGAGATTGGGGGCCAGGACTCCAAAATTATCATCCTGCGCAATGGCGTGGTGACCGACTTTGCCATGAACACTGTTTGCGCCGCAGGTACCGGCTCTTTCCTGGACCAGCAGGCGGCCCGGTTGAATATTCCCATCGAAGATTTCGGTGAACTGGCCCTGAAATCCACCGTTCCGGTACGTATAGCCGGCCGTTGTGCCGTTTTTGCCGAGTCGGACATGATCCATAAGCAGCAGATGGGCTACAGCCTGCCCGATATCCTGGCCGGTTTGTGCGAGGCCCTGGTCCGCAATTACCTGAACAACGTCGGCAAGGGCAAGGAGATTCTCCCCCCGGTTGTCTTTCAGGGCGGGGTGGCGGCCAACGCCGGCATGCGGCGGGCCTTCGAGCAGGCCCTGGGCCTGGAAGTGCATGTTCCTCCCCACTACAACGTGATGGGGGCGGTGGGTGCGGCCCTTTTAGCCCGGGAGAAAATGGCCGGCGGGGGAACCAGCCGGTTCCGGGGATTCGGAGTGGCCAAAACCCGGTTTAAAGCTGGAGGCTTTGAATGTGAGGGTTGCCCGAACCTGTGCGAAGTGGTGGAAATCACCAGGGAAGGCGAAGTTATTGCCCGCTGGGGGGATCGCTGCGGCCGGTGGTCCGGCTCCCTGGGGTGTCAAGAGAACGCCGTTTAA